The following is a genomic window from Thermodesulfobacteriota bacterium.
TTCAGGCCTCCTACCTGTTTTCGGAAATTGCTTCGCGGGTGAGAGCCTACCAGCAGGCTCATCCGGAAGCGGAAATCATCCGGCTGGGTATCGGCGACGCCACCCGTCCCCTGTGCCGGGCCAGCCTGGAGGCGTTTCACAAGGCCGTGGACGAGATGGGCAGCGAGGCCACATTCCGCGGATACGGTCCGGAACAGGGCTACGCGTTTCTGCGGGAAAAGATCGCGGTCGCCGATTATCAGGCTCGCGGCGCCGACATCAGCGCCGACGAGATTTTTATCAGCGACGGGGCCAAATGTGATACCGGTAATTTCCAGGAAATTCTTGCGACCGACATCCGCGTCGCCATACCGGACCCGGTTTATCCCGTTTACCTGGACACCAATGTCATGGCCGGTCGCACCGGAGATTATGCGGACGGGCGCTACCGGAATATCGTCTATATGGATTGCACGGCGGACAATGGTTTTCTGCCCCAGCTGCCGGCCGATCCGGTCGATCTGATTTACCTCTGTTTTCCCAACAACCCGACCGGGTCGACCATTACCCGAAAAGAGCTGGCCCGATGGGTGGATTTCGCCGCTGCCAGCAAGGCCTTGATTTTGTATGATGCCGCCTATGAAGCGTTTATCCGGGACGACGCACTTCCCCGCACGATCTATGAGATAGAAGGCGCCCGCCAGGTGGCCGTGGAGTTCCGCAGTTTTTCCAAAACCGCCGGATTCACCGGCACCCGCTGCGCCTTTACCGTGGTTCCCAAAGATTGCCGCGCCTTTGATTCCCGGGGCAACATCCATTTCCTGCACGGGTTGTGGCATCGCCGGCATACCACCAAGTTCAACGGCGTTTCCTATCCGGTCCAGCGGGCGGCGGAGGCGATCTACAGTGACGAGGGGAAATCCCAGGCCAGAGAGACCATCGATTATTACATGAAAAACGCCGACCGCATCACCCGGGCCATGGATGAAATCGGCCTGTCCTATGTCGGCGGCCGGCACGCGCCGTATATCTGGGTGGAAGGGAAAACCGATTCCTGGAAGCTGTTTGATCGCCTGCTGACAAAGGCCGGCGTGGTTTGCACGCCGGGAGCGGGTTTCGGTCGCTGCGGCTCCCGGTACATCCGTTTTTCCGCATTTAACAGTTATGAGAACGTGGACCGGGCCATGGAGCGGGTGGTGTCGGCTCTGCGCGGCGATATTGATTCGTGACGTGTCCGGGCGGTGAGGGCCGGGTCGAAGCGACCGGATATAGTGTGGCCGGCGGGGTGATAGACAGATGAAAGGGGAATTCAGCCATGCCGTTATTTGAAGTCAACCGGGACAAATGCAATAAAGACGGAATCTGTGCCGCCGAATGCCCGCTGAAGATCATTGATATGAAAGCCACCGGGTGGCCGGTGCCGATTCCCGGCGCCGACGCGCTGTGCATCAACTGCGGCCATTGCGTGGCCGTATGTCCTACCGGCGCTTTATCCCACCGGCTGCTGAAACCCGAAGCGTGCCTGCCGGTCAACCGGCAGTGGCTGCTTTCCCCCGAACAGGCGGAGCATTTTTTGCGGTACCGGCGGTCTATCCGGAACTACAAAAAGCAGCCGGTAGACAGGGCGGTGATTGAACGGCTGATCCGCGTGGCCCGCTGCGCTCCGACCGGCCATAACCGGCAACCGGTCAAATGGCAGGTGATTTACCGGGCCGAAGACGTCCGGCGGTTGAGCGGCCTGGTGATCGAGTGGATGCGTTTCATGGTCGAAAAGCACCCCCGCCTGGCGGGCGCCATGCATCTGGATCTGGTAGTGGCGGCCTGGGAGTTCGGGGTGGACACGGTCAGCCGGGGCGCGCCTCATCTGGTCCTGGCCAACGCCGATGTTTCCGATATTTCCGCCCAAAGCGCCTGCACCATTGCCATGACCTATTTTGATCTGGCCGCCGCCGCCTTCGGACTGGGCACCTGCTGGAACGGATTTTTCAATGCCGCCGCCATGCAGTGGCAGCCGCTTAAAGACGCCCTGGGCCTGACGGCCGGAGAAGCCAATTTCGGCGCCATGATGCTGGGCTACCCGAAGTTTACCTATCACCGTATGCCGGATAGAAAAGAGCCGGAGATAAAATGGACCTGATCCGGTGTTTTCTCTTGCAAAACCCGGGTGTTTTTTTGATAATAAAAACAAGCCATTCAAAATATAGCCGGAGCCGGCAGCGGTTAATCAGATGAACGGATAATGCGATGATGAAAACACGAAACAGCTCTCATGCGGTCTATTCCCTGCTTCTGACCATGGCCGTCGTCTGCTTCTGTGCTTTTTCTCCGGCACAGGCGGCGCCTGTTCCCCTTGACGATTCAACCGGTACGGTTTTTTTCGGGGACCAGGTCGAGTATGTCGAAGACCCGGGCAGACAATTGAAGTTATCCGATATTCTGAGCGATAAGACCAAATGGACCCAGTCCGACAAGGTGGC
Proteins encoded in this region:
- a CDS encoding LL-diaminopimelate aminotransferase; translated protein: MITINEHYLKLQASYLFSEIASRVRAYQQAHPEAEIIRLGIGDATRPLCRASLEAFHKAVDEMGSEATFRGYGPEQGYAFLREKIAVADYQARGADISADEIFISDGAKCDTGNFQEILATDIRVAIPDPVYPVYLDTNVMAGRTGDYADGRYRNIVYMDCTADNGFLPQLPADPVDLIYLCFPNNPTGSTITRKELARWVDFAAASKALILYDAAYEAFIRDDALPRTIYEIEGARQVAVEFRSFSKTAGFTGTRCAFTVVPKDCRAFDSRGNIHFLHGLWHRRHTTKFNGVSYPVQRAAEAIYSDEGKSQARETIDYYMKNADRITRAMDEIGLSYVGGRHAPYIWVEGKTDSWKLFDRLLTKAGVVCTPGAGFGRCGSRYIRFSAFNSYENVDRAMERVVSALRGDIDS
- a CDS encoding nitroreductase family protein → MPLFEVNRDKCNKDGICAAECPLKIIDMKATGWPVPIPGADALCINCGHCVAVCPTGALSHRLLKPEACLPVNRQWLLSPEQAEHFLRYRRSIRNYKKQPVDRAVIERLIRVARCAPTGHNRQPVKWQVIYRAEDVRRLSGLVIEWMRFMVEKHPRLAGAMHLDLVVAAWEFGVDTVSRGAPHLVLANADVSDISAQSACTIAMTYFDLAAAAFGLGTCWNGFFNAAAMQWQPLKDALGLTAGEANFGAMMLGYPKFTYHRMPDRKEPEIKWT